One stretch of Streptomyces sp. A2-16 DNA includes these proteins:
- a CDS encoding PhoX family protein, translating to MSATRRQVLARSGALGVGIAFTGALSELFAGTAAAQSLGHTGYGPLVPDPKGLLDLPKGFRYKVLSREGDQLRSGEGKVPSNHDGMTALPGRHGRVHLVRNHENRPTAAIAVPTVKGLTYDPAGKGGCTALTLDSRNDVLSERVAIAGTAVNCAGGPTPWGTWLTCEETEDKAGTNGYTKDHGFIFEVDPVDPHRSGAVPLTAMGRFQHEAIAIDPKRGIVYETEDAFLKPFGLFYRFLPNKPEGGLGSLRAGGRLQAMRVPGVPDLSVIQETGACFEGIEWVDVPDPLAAQTPIRLQDFGPKGITHAQKLEGCYWGGKSVYFVSSFAHSADGSAADHFGQIWRYDPSARRLTLVIVFGPDTDVQLPGESPDNICLAPSGGLMVCEDGNGAQHVFGVTRHGEVYAMARGRQNIGTPEAPEWGEFAGVTFSPDGQTMYVNCYTPGTTFAVTGPWRR from the coding sequence ATGTCTGCTACACGACGTCAAGTCCTCGCCCGCTCAGGGGCCCTCGGGGTCGGCATCGCCTTCACCGGTGCCCTCTCCGAACTCTTCGCCGGCACCGCCGCCGCCCAGTCCCTCGGCCACACCGGCTACGGCCCCCTCGTCCCCGACCCGAAGGGCCTGCTGGACCTGCCGAAGGGCTTCCGCTACAAGGTCCTCTCCCGCGAGGGCGACCAGCTCCGCTCCGGCGAGGGCAAGGTCCCCTCCAACCACGACGGCATGACCGCGCTGCCCGGCAGACACGGCCGGGTCCACCTCGTCCGCAACCACGAGAACCGGCCCACCGCCGCCATCGCGGTCCCGACGGTCAAGGGCCTGACCTACGACCCGGCAGGCAAGGGCGGCTGTACGGCCCTCACCCTGGACTCCCGCAACGACGTGCTGTCGGAGCGGGTCGCCATCGCCGGTACCGCGGTCAACTGCGCGGGCGGGCCGACCCCTTGGGGCACCTGGCTGACCTGCGAGGAGACCGAGGACAAGGCCGGCACCAACGGCTACACCAAGGACCACGGCTTCATCTTCGAGGTCGACCCGGTCGACCCGCACCGCTCCGGGGCCGTACCGCTGACCGCGATGGGCCGCTTCCAGCACGAGGCGATCGCGATCGACCCGAAACGCGGCATCGTCTACGAGACCGAGGACGCCTTCCTCAAGCCCTTCGGCCTCTTCTACCGCTTCCTGCCCAACAAACCCGAGGGCGGCCTCGGTTCGCTGCGCGCGGGCGGCAGGCTCCAGGCGATGCGGGTGCCCGGCGTGCCGGACCTGTCCGTGATCCAGGAGACCGGGGCCTGCTTCGAGGGCATCGAGTGGGTCGACGTACCGGACCCGCTCGCCGCTCAAACCCCGATCCGGCTCCAGGACTTCGGCCCGAAGGGCATCACCCACGCCCAGAAGCTGGAGGGCTGCTACTGGGGCGGGAAGTCCGTCTACTTCGTGTCGTCGTTCGCGCACAGCGCCGACGGTTCGGCCGCCGACCACTTCGGGCAGATCTGGCGCTACGACCCCTCGGCGCGCCGGCTGACCCTGGTGATCGTCTTCGGTCCCGACACCGACGTGCAGCTGCCCGGCGAGTCCCCGGACAACATCTGCCTGGCCCCCAGCGGCGGCCTGATGGTGTGCGAGGACGGCAACGGCGCCCAGCACGTCTTCGGCGTCACGAGGCACGGCGAGGTCTACGCGATGGCCCGCGGGCGGCAGAACATCGGCACCCCGGAGGCCCCGGAGTGGGGCGAGTTCGCCGGCGTCACCTTCTCCCCCGACGGGCAGACGATGTACGTCAACTGCTACACGCCCGGGACGACCTTCGCGGTCACGGGTCCCTGGCGCAGGTAG
- a CDS encoding slipin family protein yields MLQELLTAAVAAGAAGLVYLAAAARVVKQYERGVVFRLGRLAGEVREPGFTVIVPFVDRLHKVNMQIVTLPVPAQEGITRDNVTVRVDAVVYFRVVDAASALVKVEDYKFAVSQMAQTSLRSIIGKSELDDLLSNREKLNEGLELMIDSPAVGWGVQVDRVEIKDVSLPDAMKRSMARQAEADRERRARIINADAELQASKKLAEAAKEMSEQPAALQLRLLQTVVAVAAEKNSTLVLPFPVELLRFLERAQEHPTGQ; encoded by the coding sequence ATGCTCCAGGAACTGTTGACGGCGGCCGTGGCGGCCGGTGCCGCGGGGCTCGTCTACCTCGCGGCGGCGGCCCGGGTCGTCAAGCAGTACGAGCGCGGGGTCGTCTTCCGTCTCGGGCGCCTCGCGGGCGAGGTGCGCGAACCCGGGTTCACGGTGATCGTGCCGTTCGTGGACCGGCTGCACAAGGTGAACATGCAGATCGTCACGCTGCCGGTGCCCGCCCAGGAGGGCATCACCCGGGACAACGTGACCGTGCGCGTGGACGCGGTCGTCTACTTCCGCGTCGTCGACGCGGCGAGCGCCCTCGTCAAGGTCGAGGACTACAAGTTCGCCGTCTCCCAGATGGCCCAGACCTCGCTGCGCTCGATCATCGGCAAGAGCGAGCTGGACGACCTGCTCTCCAACCGCGAAAAGCTCAACGAGGGCCTGGAGCTGATGATCGACAGCCCGGCCGTCGGCTGGGGCGTGCAGGTGGACCGCGTCGAGATCAAGGACGTGTCGCTGCCGGACGCGATGAAGCGCTCGATGGCCCGTCAGGCCGAGGCCGACCGTGAGCGGCGGGCCCGGATCATCAACGCCGACGCCGAACTCCAGGCCTCCAAGAAGCTCGCCGAAGCCGCCAAGGAGATGTCCGAGCAGCCCGCCGCGCTCCAGCTCCGACTGCTCCAGACGGTCGTCGCGGTGGCCGCCGAGAAGAACTCGACGCTGGTCCTGCCGTTCCCGGTGGAGCTGTTGCGCTTCCTGGAGCGCGCGCAGGAGCACCCGACCGGGCAGTGA
- a CDS encoding SulP family inorganic anion transporter: MMTKYPHLRQDFAASLVVFLVALPLCVGVAVASGVPAELGLVTGIVGGLVTGLMRGSSLQVSGPAAGLTVLVFEAVQEFGLPALGVIVLAAGLIQLAMGALKLGRWFRAISVSVVEGMLAGIGLVLIAGQLYSAAGLKAPTTGIDKILGLPGAAADALGSTTALTSLAVGAGTVAVLVLWKKLPKKAQAVPGALAAVLLATVVTQVFGLSIATVEVNGLLDSIQPPGSEAFGELANPAIFGTIIAFTLIASAESLFSAAAVDRLHDGPRTEYDKELMAQGAGNAVCGALGALPMTAVIVRSSANVQAGARTKASRVMHGVWLLLFAALLPSTLALIPLPALAGILVHAGFKLIPFRGIASLWRGHRGEALILVVTAVSIVAVNMFEGVLIGLALSVVKTAWEASHLKLEIVDKGAGPIQAHLSGNATFLRLPKILDSLESLPQDRPVELDLSGLHHLDHACRTALENWAERHSAVGTEPVRVTEPEPAKITAA; the protein is encoded by the coding sequence ATGATGACCAAATACCCTCACCTGCGGCAGGACTTCGCCGCCTCCCTGGTCGTCTTCCTCGTCGCGCTCCCGCTCTGCGTGGGCGTGGCCGTCGCCTCCGGCGTCCCGGCCGAACTCGGCCTGGTCACCGGCATAGTCGGCGGCCTCGTCACCGGACTCATGCGGGGCAGCAGCCTGCAGGTGTCCGGCCCCGCCGCCGGTCTGACCGTCCTGGTCTTCGAGGCGGTGCAGGAGTTCGGGCTGCCCGCGCTCGGCGTGATCGTGCTGGCCGCCGGACTGATCCAGCTCGCCATGGGCGCTCTGAAGCTGGGGCGCTGGTTCCGGGCGATATCCGTCTCGGTCGTCGAGGGCATGCTGGCCGGTATCGGCCTCGTGCTCATCGCCGGCCAGCTGTACTCGGCGGCCGGTCTGAAGGCGCCCACCACCGGGATCGACAAGATCCTCGGACTGCCCGGTGCCGCCGCCGACGCGCTCGGCAGCACCACCGCGCTCACCTCGCTCGCCGTCGGCGCGGGCACCGTCGCCGTGCTGGTGCTCTGGAAGAAGCTGCCCAAGAAGGCGCAGGCCGTGCCGGGCGCGCTCGCCGCGGTCCTGCTGGCCACCGTGGTCACCCAGGTCTTCGGTCTGTCGATCGCCACGGTCGAGGTGAACGGCCTGCTGGACTCCATCCAGCCGCCCGGCTCGGAGGCCTTCGGCGAACTGGCCAACCCGGCCATCTTCGGCACCATCATCGCGTTCACCCTGATCGCCTCCGCCGAATCGCTGTTCAGCGCGGCCGCGGTGGACCGGCTGCACGACGGTCCGCGCACCGAGTACGACAAGGAGCTCATGGCCCAGGGCGCGGGCAACGCGGTGTGCGGGGCGCTCGGCGCCCTGCCCATGACCGCGGTCATCGTGCGCAGCTCCGCCAACGTCCAGGCGGGCGCCAGGACCAAGGCGTCCCGGGTCATGCACGGCGTGTGGCTCCTGCTGTTCGCGGCCCTGCTGCCCTCGACGCTGGCGCTCATCCCGCTGCCCGCGCTCGCCGGCATCCTCGTCCACGCGGGCTTCAAGCTGATCCCCTTCCGGGGCATCGCGTCGCTGTGGCGCGGCCACCGCGGCGAGGCGCTGATCCTGGTGGTGACGGCCGTCTCGATCGTCGCGGTGAACATGTTCGAGGGCGTGCTGATCGGTCTGGCCCTGTCGGTCGTCAAGACCGCGTGGGAGGCCTCGCACCTCAAGCTGGAGATCGTCGACAAGGGCGCGGGCCCGATCCAGGCCCACCTGTCGGGCAACGCGACCTTCCTCAGGCTGCCCAAGATCCTCGACAGCCTGGAGTCGCTGCCGCAGGACCGGCCCGTGGAGCTGGACCTCTCGGGTCTGCACCACCTGGACCACGCCTGCCGTACGGCCCTGGAGAACTGGGCCGAGCGGCACAGCGCGGTCGGCACCGAACCGGTCCGGGTCACGGAGCCGGAGCCGGCGAAGATCACCGCCGCCTAG
- a CDS encoding carbonic anhydrase, with translation MQPLIDNARTFGQRPEEFAKLAEGQSPQVLFITCSDSRVVPALITGARPGELFELRTAGNIVPPYASEHPTSEAATIEYAVEVLGVRDIVVCGHSHCGAVGALVRGDDLDAVPAVRDWLNNATPRPAGTVEDPEVAEGVQSHVLAQVLRLRSYPFIDKKLAEDRLTLHAWYYEVHTGAVRVHRTETDAFEGL, from the coding sequence ATGCAGCCCCTCATCGACAACGCCCGTACCTTCGGACAACGCCCTGAGGAGTTCGCCAAGCTGGCCGAAGGCCAGTCCCCCCAGGTTCTGTTCATCACCTGCTCGGATTCCAGGGTCGTCCCGGCCCTGATCACGGGCGCCCGCCCGGGCGAGCTCTTCGAGCTGCGCACCGCGGGCAACATCGTTCCCCCCTACGCCTCGGAGCACCCCACCAGTGAGGCGGCCACCATCGAGTACGCCGTGGAGGTCCTCGGCGTCCGCGACATCGTGGTCTGCGGACACTCGCACTGCGGCGCCGTCGGCGCCCTCGTCCGCGGCGACGACCTCGACGCCGTCCCCGCCGTCCGCGACTGGCTGAACAACGCCACCCCGCGCCCGGCCGGCACCGTCGAGGACCCGGAAGTCGCCGAGGGCGTGCAGAGCCACGTCCTGGCCCAGGTGCTGCGCCTGCGGTCCTACCCGTTCATCGACAAGAAGCTCGCCGAGGACCGACTGACCCTGCACGCCTGGTACTACGAGGTGCACACGGGCGCGGTGCGCGTCCACCGCACCGAGACCGACGCGTTCGAGGGTCTGTGA